GACAAATAAAGATGTTGAAGATATCTTAAACCAAAAGAGAAAAAGTATAAAGATATATACATTTGGAAAATCTGAGACATATATGATTTTAAGGGAATATTTAGGCGGCATAATACGAATAATTGTCTCGCAAAAAAGACTTGTTCACGATTACTTAAAAGTGTCAGAAAATATATTGTCATACGCACCAGCTGTGAAAACCAATATTATCCACCAGAATTCAAAACAGCTGCCGGTTACTTTTGCTTCTGGATTCTTTGTAATGTCTCTTTTCTGGCTTGCTCTGAATGCTTCAAACATAATTCTCAAAGATTATCATGAAAGAGTTATACTTCGAATTCTTTGCGCTCCAATATCAAAACAAAGTTACATCCTCCAGTCAATTTTGAGCATATTCTCTGTAACGTTAGTTCAGATAATTTTCTTTGTTGTAATGTGTACCTTCGGGTTAAAACTTTCTTTTGGCCAAAATATAGCAGTTGTTATTCTGGTTCTATCTGCCTGTAGCTTTATGTTTGTAGCATTTGGCGTTATGCTGATAAGCATAGTAAATGATATGCGAAAACTTTCTACTCTAAACTCAATGGTTGTAACAATAATGTGCATGCTTGGCGGCTGTTACTGGCCTTTGAGTATAATGCCAAAGTTTTTGCAAAAGATTGCTCTCATTTTCCCAACAACATATGCAGCAGCTCTGACAAAAAATGTGCTTCTCTCAAAACCACTTGGAAGTATGCTTTTAGATATAATCATAGTAGTGGCATTCTGCGTACTTTTTATTCTGGTGGGAATAAAACAGCTTTCTAAAAATGTAATTGCAAAGGTGTGAGTTGTTTTAAGAAAAAAGGGGCTATCCAGGTACCTTTCTGGAAAGCCCCCAAATTTATTTAGAAAACAGTCTTACAAAGCTTGATTTCGCTAAGAAAGTAAAAGTTTGTCAAAACAAAAATCCAAAAAGTAATTTGGACAATTTTATTTCTCACCATAATATTTTGTATAAACGGCGTTCAGCTTTATTTTTAGCATTGCTGTGCCTTTTGGTGTTTTATTGCGTGGCATCATAGCATCTTTTACAACATTTATAATACTTATCGAAGAATACAAATCATTTATATTTCCCTGTCCACCTATATTAAATGATTCTCCAAGAGAATCAGGAAGCTTTATTGAATTATCAATATCCTGAATACCCGTTATACTGTCTAATTGCTCTGCTATTTTACCTAAATCCGCAGTATAAATGTTTTTAAGAGGACAATTATATTTAAAAACATCTATACTCTTTGATATGTTGATTCCTTTTGGATTCCAATCATTTAAATCAGGGATTAGCGCAACAATCTGACTTATACCATCAAGAGGAAGTGGCTGAGCTAAATTAATAGTTCTAAGCGGTTCAGGAAAGTAAAAAGTGGTATTACCTTTTAGCGTATCTTCTTTTAATAACGGTGGAATAACCATTAACATCCCTTGAGGGGGAATATTTTCTTTTGCTCCATATTTTTGATAAATATCTTTTGATCCCTCTTTGCTGGTTGAAGGTTTTTTCAATATCCTAACAAGAGAATTGTATATATCCGGGTTGGTAATTGAAGTTGAAGCACTTCCTGATGTTTCAATTTGTTTTTTTCCATCAATAAAACCCTGCCCGCTAAAGTTGTACTTTGAATTCTTTACAACATAATAAAAGTGATCTTTTATTTCCAGCGTTTCAACAAGAGTTCCTTCAGCTTTCCATTCAAAACTATCTACTTTGTAAGTGTAGTCATATTTCATACTAAGCTGCATCTCTTTATTGCATTTTCCAGTCTCCACTCTAAATTTATCAGGTTCTTTCATCTTATTTTTAAAATTTGCATAAGAATAAACAAGTATAAGTGCTTTTATGTTCTCACTCTTATCTGTTTTAGCTCTGCAGTATTGTTTAACCACTTCAGAAGACCAGTCTTCAACAACCCATTTATCACCAATCTTTAAAATAGCTTTTCTTTTTAAATATTTATCATTGGCTATAGATTTTTCAAAAGTAATAGTAACATGTTGCAAAGTTAAATCTTGCTGATCAAAAAGATACAAATAATAAGCCATAGCACCAGGCTCCAGTAAAACACTCTCTTTATCCTCTTGCTCAACTCTCATTATTTTCTTTTTAAAACTCTTTCCAGAAGGACCACCAGTAATTTTACCGTAATCATAATACTTATCGACAGGTGACCAGTTCCAGTTGTAAAGAGCAAATGTTGAATAAGTTTCTTTAAGTTTTGGTATGTTGTTTTCCAAAAACGGTCTTATTGATTTTGCTCCTTTTTGCCCTGCTGTCTTGATTATATCCCGTATAAAATTTGTCTTTGCATAATCTGTAAGATAGTAGAAAAACATATAACTCAAGTATTCAAACCCTTTACCAGCCCCTATTCTTTCTTTATCTAACGTTTTGAAAAATCTCGGGTGCCATGCATGTTCTAAATTATAGTTCGGATAGACATAGTTTTCAGCCCATACAGCAGTTGCTTCACAGAGCCATTTTTCATCAGGGGTGTCATAACCCACTTTATATTCATCCTGAAATGCATGAAATAGTTCATGTGCTGTTGTTGATTTATTTGCCTTTTCATTATTTGCATGTAAAATATTTATTCTTATCCTGTAATTCCCTTCTTCGTACCACTCCAACCCATATAACTTCTTTTCCAATTCAACCAGTTCAATTATGAAAGGCTTTGAAGGTTTTATTTTCATTAAACTCTTGAATTTGTTCCATGAGTAGATTATTGATTCTTTAATATATGAAACAGTATTCTTTATAGATTGTTTTTTCTTTTCAGACCAGTTTTTTTCTTCATAGTATAATATTTTAAACTTCTGCCCATCATGTTTAAACTCTTGTACACAAAGCTTATTGTCTTCAGCTGCATAGGCTTCTTCAAATAATTTAATTCTTGAACTTTTATTTTTCTTTTTGTCCAAATTAAAAAAGCTCTGCGGATGGTCTATGGGAAGAAGATAAGGTAAAACCTCGCTGCGCGTTTCCTTTGATAATTTATTCCAGTTGTTTATTAAATACCGAATATCATATTGAGCTGTGTCTGGAGGTTCAACTGATACATATTCCTTTGGAAGTCTTTTCGGATCAAAGTTTGAAATAACTTTTAAAACAGCAGCTTTTTCCCTGCTTATCTTACCTTTAATCAAAGCATTTTCAATCAGCTCTGTTGAATTCGGTAAAAGATTTTCGTAGCTGTCGCTACGTGCCGAAAACAAATTTACAAGTTCTTTGTCAAAACCTTTTAATTCTTTTGAAACATCATTCTTTACATTACCAACTGGTTTTGTTTCAGAAGAAGTTGTATTAGATGCAGAAAATTTAATATCTTTTGTAGCATCATTTTTACTTACTGCAGAACATCCAATCATAGATAAAAAAACAAAGATAAACACAAAAATAAGGATAATCGAAAATAGTTTTTTGTAAAATATTTTCAAATTAAAAAACTCCTTTCAATATTAATAGGTGCATTACCAAGCTGCATTTAACGTTATAGAACTGTTAAAATTAAACTGGCTTTCTTCATTATTTGTCTCACTCTTTCCCCAACTATTTTTGTAAGTTCTTTAAAGGAAAACTGATATAATCCCTTATCAACAAGTCATTAAAGTATGCTGGCAATCCTGTTTGCCTTAATCTTGCGTTTTAAGGTTATTATAATACACATTCACCTTATATCTGCTTCAGGTGCTCCTGAAGCAATCTTTCTAATTCCATAACCGTTCCATCAAAATTTAAACTCTGGTGTGTACAAATGTAATTATCACCTCTTCTCTCAATAGAAATAAAATGGTTAGCTTCATCAGTAGGAGCTAAGAAGTAGCGTCCAACACTCTCTACTTTCCCGGATAAACGTTTGAGCACAGAAACTTCAAAACCAATAGCAGTATTCCAGAAGATGCTAAACTCCAGGCCCAGATACTTGAGTGTAGGACCAAATAAATATACAGCTTTATTACTTTTTCCTTCGACAGCCCGGGTATAAAAACCAAGTGCACGTACCATTTCCATATGCTGACCAGAAAAAACCAGAGATGTTTTCCCTAAATCAGGAACA
The DNA window shown above is from Caldicellulosiruptor owensensis OL and carries:
- a CDS encoding ABC transporter permease produces the protein MAIFKINIKRLLKDNLNLFFMIILPAIAISISTFFSASVEAPYTIGIITDSEKSPQVMLIEKELKKCFNIKPFDRSKSIVSQMVQSGIDCVIDLTNKDVEDILNQKRKSIKIYTFGKSETYMILREYLGGIIRIIVSQKRLVHDYLKVSENILSYAPAVKTNIIHQNSKQLPVTFASGFFVMSLFWLALNASNIILKDYHERVILRILCAPISKQSYILQSILSIFSVTLVQIIFFVVMCTFGLKLSFGQNIAVVILVLSACSFMFVAFGVMLISIVNDMRKLSTLNSMVVTIMCMLGGCYWPLSIMPKFLQKIALIFPTTYAAALTKNVLLSKPLGSMLLDIIIVVAFCVLFILVGIKQLSKNVIAKV